The following are encoded together in the Choloepus didactylus isolate mChoDid1 chromosome 7, mChoDid1.pri, whole genome shotgun sequence genome:
- the PPIL1 gene encoding peptidyl-prolyl cis-trans isomerase-like 1 encodes MAAIPPDSWQPPNVYLETSMGIIVLELYWKHAPKTCKNFAELARRGYYNGTKFHRIIKDFMIQGGDPTGTGRGGASIYGKQFEDELHPDLKFTGAGILAMANAGPDTNGSQFFVTLAPTQWLDGKHTIFGRVCQGIGMVNRVGMVETNSQDRPVDDVKIVKAYPSG; translated from the exons ATGGCTGCAATTCCCCCCGACTCCTGGCAGCCGCCCAACGTCTACTTGGAGACCAG CATGGGGATCATTGTGCTGGAGCTGTACTGGAAGCATGCTCCAAAGACCTGTAAGAATTTTGCTGAGTTAGCTCGTCGAGGTTACTACAATGGCACGAAATTCCACAGAATCATCAAAGACTTCATGATCCAGGGAGGCGACCCAACAGGGACAG GTCGAGGTGGTGCATCCATCTATGGCAAGCAGTTTGAAGATGAGCTTCATCCAGACTTGAAATTCACGG gggctggaattctTGCAATGGCTAATGCAGGGCCAGACACCAATGGCAGCCAGTTTTTTGTGACCCTGGCCCCCACCCAGTGGCTTGATGGCAAACACACCATTTTTGGCCGGGTGTGCCAAGGCATAGGAATGGTGAATCGAGTGGGAATGGTAGAAACAAACTCTCAGGACCGCCCTGTGGACGATGTGAAGATCGTCAAGGCCTACCCTTCTGGATAG